Proteins encoded together in one Luteimonas fraxinea window:
- the bioB gene encoding biotin synthase BioB, with protein MSVVSHAREAAGQPIPLRHDWSRSEIEALFALPMPELLFRAASVHRQHFDPAEVQVSTLLSVKTGGCPEDCSYCPQAQRYHTGVQATKLMETDAVLENARQAKAAGATRFCMGAAWRSPKDRDVPKVAAMIREVKALGLETCATLGMLTGDQARALKDAGLDYYNHNLDTDPEFYDSIIQTREIQDRLTTLEHVRDAGLKTCCGGIVGMGETGRQRAGLLRTLANLPSHPDSVPINRLVQVEGTPLHGTAEIDPFDFVRTIAVARILMPRSMVRLSAGRQDMSDELQAMCFLAGANSIFYGEQLLTTGNPDTERDMALFARLGLRPMQVHVDAEHHDHPGTAHVDIIELPQHPRSFAA; from the coding sequence ATGTCCGTTGTCAGCCACGCCCGCGAAGCCGCCGGCCAGCCCATTCCCCTTCGTCACGACTGGTCGCGCAGCGAGATCGAAGCGCTGTTCGCGCTGCCGATGCCCGAACTGCTGTTCCGCGCCGCCAGCGTCCACCGCCAGCATTTCGATCCGGCCGAGGTCCAGGTCAGCACGCTGCTGTCGGTCAAGACCGGCGGTTGCCCCGAGGACTGCAGCTACTGCCCGCAGGCGCAGCGCTATCACACCGGCGTGCAGGCGACGAAGCTGATGGAGACCGACGCGGTGCTGGAGAATGCCCGTCAGGCCAAGGCCGCCGGCGCCACGCGCTTCTGCATGGGCGCCGCCTGGCGCTCACCCAAGGATCGCGATGTGCCGAAGGTCGCGGCGATGATCCGCGAGGTGAAGGCGCTGGGTCTGGAGACCTGCGCGACGCTCGGCATGCTGACCGGCGACCAGGCGCGCGCGCTGAAGGACGCGGGCCTCGACTACTACAACCACAATCTCGATACGGATCCCGAGTTCTACGACTCGATCATCCAGACCCGCGAGATCCAGGATCGCCTGACCACGCTCGAGCACGTGCGCGATGCGGGCCTCAAGACCTGCTGCGGCGGCATCGTCGGCATGGGCGAGACCGGGCGCCAGCGCGCCGGCCTGCTGCGCACGCTGGCGAATCTGCCCTCGCATCCGGACTCGGTGCCGATCAATCGTCTGGTGCAGGTCGAAGGCACGCCGCTGCACGGCACCGCGGAAATCGACCCTTTCGATTTCGTCCGCACGATCGCGGTCGCACGCATCCTGATGCCGCGTTCGATGGTGCGGTTGTCGGCCGGCCGTCAGGACATGAGCGACGAGCTGCAGGCGATGTGTTTCCTCGCCGGCGCCAACTCGATCTTCTACGGCGAGCAGCTGCTGACCACCGGCAATCCGGATACCGAGCGCGACATGGCGCTGTTCGCGCGTCTGGGCCTGCGGCCGATGCAGGTGCATGTGGACGCCGAGCATCACGATCACCCCGGCACCGCCCACGTCGACATCATCGAACTGCCGCAGCACCCGCGGAGCTTCGCCGCATGA
- a CDS encoding ComF family protein, translating to MPGAVNQNPPGPVDGRWRHWLRSLLHTALPGRCLVCREPGAAGRDLCPACTAALPWMPHACARCAQPLPTLDPVCGACLRRPPPLDTVIAAFDYGFPVDRLLPRFKFHRDLAAGALLGDCLARATSGAARPAALVPIPLHTARLRARGYDQALELARMLARRHDLPLRTDLLRRVRATAPQSRLDAKARRRNLRNAFAVQRMPKMPAHVVLVDDVMTTGATLHAAAIALRRNGVQRVEAWVCARVR from the coding sequence ATGCCCGGCGCTGTCAACCAGAATCCACCCGGCCCGGTTGACGGGCGTTGGCGTCACTGGCTTCGCAGCCTGCTGCATACCGCGCTGCCCGGCCGCTGTCTGGTGTGTCGCGAGCCCGGCGCAGCGGGCCGCGATCTCTGCCCGGCCTGCACCGCCGCGCTGCCCTGGATGCCGCATGCCTGCGCGCGCTGCGCGCAGCCGCTGCCCACGCTCGATCCGGTCTGCGGCGCCTGCCTGCGTCGCCCGCCGCCTCTGGACACGGTGATCGCCGCATTCGATTACGGATTCCCCGTCGACCGGCTGCTGCCGCGCTTCAAGTTCCATCGCGATCTCGCCGCCGGTGCCCTGCTCGGCGACTGTCTGGCCCGCGCGACGTCAGGTGCGGCGCGCCCCGCTGCGCTGGTGCCGATCCCCCTGCACACCGCGCGACTGCGCGCGCGCGGCTACGACCAGGCGCTGGAACTCGCGCGCATGCTGGCGCGACGTCACGACCTGCCGCTGCGCACCGATCTCCTGCGGCGCGTCCGCGCGACCGCGCCCCAGTCGCGGCTCGATGCGAAAGCGCGGCGACGGAATCTGCGCAATGCGTTCGCGGTCCAGCGCATGCCCAAAATGCCTGCACACGTCGTGCTGGTCGACGACGTCATGACCACCGGCGCGACGCTGCACGCCGCCGCGATTGCGCTCCGACGCAACGGCGTACAGCGCGTGGAGGCATGGGTCTGCGCGCGCGTGCGATAG
- a CDS encoding putative bifunctional diguanylate cyclase/phosphodiesterase has product MAHIEHEADRLALIRSLDLLGLQGAPDLDRITQLAAQALGAPMVLITVVEEFEQRFISTVGTDLKATEREISVCAVAIESQGVFEVEDLSQDTRFANFRTVTEDGMRFYAGAPLTLSTGVSVGTLCVVDFEPRRLSDAQHIALRTLADLAVNQIQLLRMIGRRDPITGLPNRQQMSADLAIRKRRSMLGSMQLVVIDVLESGASNRLTQALGPGPAESIVRQAAFRIADLLPVDAPLYHVGVARFAFFLSDEDGDGLLGLLSAMRKRVTMPVHTHGLDMAASFHAGLAPFDGDSEDDAMRMAVTALHAAVERGVPWSHYEAARDASLRRQHTLATQVDAALHEQQFHLAYQPRLDLATGQVAWVEALLRWEHPTLGAVGPNEFLPIIETTTLMPRVSQWVIQQALRQLADWDALGHRIGVSINLAGADLEDGRIVERAFALTEQYGVEPDRIEFEITEGHWLQGEAVVSQLQTLRTLGFSIALEDFGSGYSNFAYLNALPATAIKIDRSLIDGMEADGRRARLVRTLVMLGAELGLRTVGEGVETEAQLALLRRWKCNEAQGYLISRPCSSQDLRRFLIERVSTPASTS; this is encoded by the coding sequence ATGGCACACATCGAACACGAGGCGGACCGCCTGGCATTGATCCGCAGTCTCGATCTGCTGGGACTGCAGGGCGCACCGGATCTCGATCGCATCACGCAACTGGCCGCGCAGGCGCTGGGCGCGCCGATGGTGCTGATCACGGTCGTCGAGGAGTTCGAACAGCGTTTCATCTCGACCGTGGGCACGGATCTCAAGGCAACGGAACGCGAGATCTCGGTGTGCGCGGTGGCGATCGAGTCGCAGGGCGTGTTCGAGGTCGAGGACCTTTCGCAGGACACGCGCTTCGCGAATTTCCGCACCGTCACCGAAGACGGCATGCGCTTCTACGCGGGCGCGCCGCTGACACTCTCGACCGGCGTGAGTGTCGGCACCTTGTGCGTCGTGGATTTCGAACCGCGGCGCCTGTCGGACGCGCAGCACATCGCGCTGCGCACGCTCGCCGATCTCGCCGTGAACCAGATCCAGCTGCTGCGGATGATCGGTCGGCGCGACCCGATCACCGGCCTGCCGAACCGGCAGCAGATGTCGGCCGATCTCGCGATACGCAAACGTCGGTCGATGCTGGGCAGCATGCAGCTGGTGGTCATCGACGTACTGGAGTCGGGTGCGTCCAATCGACTGACCCAGGCACTGGGTCCGGGGCCTGCCGAGTCCATCGTGCGGCAGGCGGCGTTCCGGATCGCGGACCTGCTGCCCGTCGACGCACCGCTGTACCACGTGGGCGTGGCGCGCTTTGCGTTCTTCCTGTCGGACGAAGATGGCGATGGCCTGCTCGGCCTGCTATCGGCCATGCGCAAGCGGGTGACGATGCCGGTACACACGCACGGTCTCGACATGGCCGCGAGCTTCCACGCCGGTCTCGCGCCCTTCGATGGCGACAGCGAGGACGATGCGATGCGTATGGCGGTGACCGCGCTGCATGCCGCCGTCGAACGCGGCGTGCCATGGTCGCATTACGAAGCAGCACGCGATGCGAGTCTGCGTCGGCAGCACACGCTCGCGACGCAGGTCGACGCGGCGCTGCATGAGCAGCAGTTCCATCTTGCGTACCAGCCCCGGCTGGACCTGGCGACCGGCCAGGTGGCATGGGTCGAGGCGCTGCTGCGCTGGGAGCATCCGACGCTCGGAGCCGTCGGGCCGAACGAGTTCCTGCCGATCATCGAGACCACCACCCTGATGCCGCGCGTCAGCCAGTGGGTGATCCAGCAGGCACTGCGGCAACTGGCGGACTGGGATGCACTCGGGCACCGCATCGGCGTGTCGATCAATCTCGCGGGCGCGGACCTCGAGGACGGCCGCATCGTCGAACGCGCATTCGCGCTGACCGAGCAGTACGGCGTGGAGCCCGACCGGATCGAATTCGAGATCACCGAAGGCCACTGGCTGCAGGGCGAGGCCGTGGTGTCGCAGCTGCAGACCTTGCGCACCCTGGGCTTCTCGATCGCGCTCGAGGATTTCGGTTCCGGCTACAGCAACTTCGCCTATCTCAATGCGCTGCCCGCGACAGCGATCAAGATCGACCGCTCGCTGATCGACGGCATGGAAGCCGACGGGCGTCGCGCGCGCCTGGTGCGCACGCTGGTGATGCTGGGCGCGGAGCTCGGCCTGCGCACGGTGGGCGAGGGCGTCGAGACCGAGGCGCAGCTGGCACTGCTGCGCCGCTGGAAATGCAATGAGGCGCAGGGCTATCTGATCAGCCGGCCGTGCAGTTCGCAGGACCTGCGGAGGTTCCTGATCGAGCGCGTGTCGACGCCTGCCAGCACGTCGTGA
- the ubiA gene encoding 4-hydroxybenzoate octaprenyltransferase has translation MHDYERFSEPEVPRWRERLRQYWALPEVPRWRERLRQYWALVRGDRPIGWLLLLWPTWWALWIAAEGVPPLWTLFVFSAGVWLTRSAGCVINDYADRWLDPHVERTKDRPLASGAVRGREALLLFAVLMLVAFALVLTMNWLTVAMSVVGIFLAASYPYLKRHTYLPQVYLGISFGWAIPMAFAAVQGTVPPIGWVLFVANIFWTTGYDTWYAMVDREDDIRAGAKSTAILFGDLDLVAQGLLYTLAFAALALVGREAGLGPNYWLGLAIAALLVVWEFFVARFRDRDACFRVFLHNHWVGMTIFAGIAAHYALPPMTVLMR, from the coding sequence GAAGTCCCACGCTGGCGCGAGCGCCTGCGGCAGTACTGGGCGCTACCCGAAGTCCCACGCTGGCGCGAGCGCCTGCGGCAGTACTGGGCGCTGGTTCGCGGGGATCGGCCGATTGGGTGGTTGCTGCTGCTGTGGCCGACATGGTGGGCGCTGTGGATCGCAGCCGAGGGCGTGCCGCCGCTGTGGACGCTGTTCGTGTTCAGTGCCGGCGTCTGGCTGACGCGCTCTGCGGGCTGCGTGATCAACGATTACGCCGATCGCTGGCTCGACCCGCATGTCGAACGCACCAAGGACCGGCCACTCGCAAGCGGCGCGGTGCGTGGACGCGAGGCCTTGCTCCTGTTCGCAGTGCTGATGCTGGTCGCGTTCGCGCTGGTGCTGACGATGAACTGGCTGACGGTCGCGATGAGCGTCGTCGGCATTTTTCTCGCGGCGAGTTATCCCTATCTCAAGCGCCACACCTACCTGCCGCAGGTGTATCTGGGCATCTCGTTCGGCTGGGCGATTCCGATGGCGTTCGCGGCCGTGCAGGGCACGGTGCCGCCGATCGGCTGGGTGCTGTTCGTGGCCAACATCTTCTGGACCACGGGCTACGACACCTGGTACGCGATGGTCGACCGCGAAGACGACATCCGCGCCGGTGCGAAGTCGACGGCGATCCTGTTCGGCGATCTCGATCTGGTCGCGCAGGGCCTGCTCTACACGCTGGCGTTCGCGGCGCTCGCGCTGGTCGGACGTGAGGCGGGGCTCGGACCGAACTACTGGCTTGGTCTTGCGATCGCCGCACTGCTCGTCGTCTGGGAATTCTTCGTCGCGCGATTTCGGGATCGCGACGCCTGCTTCCGCGTGTTCCTGCACAACCACTGGGTCGGCATGACGATTTTCGCCGGCATCGCGGCGCATTACGCCTTGCCGCCGATGACGGTGTTGATGCGCTGA
- the bioC gene encoding malonyl-ACP O-methyltransferase BioC, with translation MKPIFDPRQVRRAFSRASTSYAGAAALQRGVEAQLLESLEYLDDRVPGVVLDVGSGPAHAALAMRQRWPKSRIVAVDLSLSMLQQAPVRTGWRDRLGLQKPVDRVCADLRLLPFADNSVDVLFSNLCLQWVEDLPSTFAGFRRVLKPDGLLLVSTFGPQTLIELRESFGVADAQPHVSPFASIAEFGDALMRAGFRNPVVDRDVAVHWHPDMTALMREQRAIGATNALAERRRALTGRARFAAAASHYEQFRTAEGLPASWEWITAMAWSPPHGAPIREGAEELARFDAAAIPVRRRKTD, from the coding sequence ATGAAACCGATTTTCGATCCCCGCCAGGTCCGCCGCGCGTTCTCGCGCGCATCGACGAGTTATGCCGGCGCCGCCGCCCTGCAACGCGGCGTGGAAGCGCAGTTGCTCGAATCGCTGGAGTATCTCGACGACCGCGTGCCGGGCGTCGTGCTCGATGTCGGAAGTGGTCCGGCGCATGCCGCGCTGGCGATGCGGCAGCGTTGGCCGAAGTCGCGCATCGTCGCGGTCGATCTCTCCCTGTCGATGCTGCAGCAGGCGCCGGTGCGCACCGGTTGGCGCGATCGTCTTGGCCTGCAGAAGCCCGTCGACCGCGTGTGCGCCGATCTGCGCCTGCTGCCGTTCGCCGACAACAGCGTCGACGTGCTGTTCTCCAATCTGTGCCTGCAGTGGGTGGAAGACCTGCCGTCGACGTTCGCGGGCTTCCGTCGCGTGCTCAAGCCGGACGGCCTTCTGCTGGTGTCGACGTTCGGGCCGCAGACGCTGATCGAACTGCGCGAGTCCTTCGGCGTCGCCGACGCGCAGCCGCACGTCAGCCCGTTCGCCTCGATCGCAGAATTCGGCGACGCGCTGATGCGCGCGGGCTTCCGCAATCCCGTCGTCGACCGCGATGTCGCCGTGCACTGGCATCCGGACATGACCGCGCTGATGCGCGAGCAGCGTGCGATCGGTGCGACCAACGCGCTCGCCGAACGGCGTCGCGCGCTGACGGGGCGCGCGCGCTTCGCTGCCGCCGCGTCGCACTACGAACAGTTCCGCACGGCCGAGGGCCTGCCGGCCAGCTGGGAGTGGATCACCGCGATGGCGTGGTCGCCGCCGCACGGTGCGCCGATCCGCGAAGGCGCGGAAGAACTGGCGCGCTTCGATGCGGCGGCGATTCCGGTGCGGCGACGCAAGACCGACTGA
- the bioF gene encoding 8-amino-7-oxononanoate synthase, which yields MRSQWAHWRSGPAVAPERPDLRTRARNARDARTQAQARRVRRTVARRDGMRCEVLDAGRDARWLLNFCGNDYLGLASHYQVSGALQDAAALHGAGSGGSHLVSGHHALHDALEREIADWLQVPAALLFGSGFAANLAVLQGLLGEGDACVQDRLNHASLIDAARLAGCRLRRYPHADAQGALRQLRTVPDGAAVLATDGVFSMDGDVAPLRELAIVARVQQALLYVDDAHGVGVLGPDGRGSVADARLDIDAVPLQLVTLGKALGGCGAVLAGDADLIGHLAETARPYVYTTALPPAIAGAALAAVRIARQEHWRRERLTALVQRFRVRAQRRGLDLMPSDTPIQPLRCGDNATALALSRALDAAGFWVVAIRPPTVPEGQARLRVTLSAAHADADVDALVDALAAARDALPQASAAAPAVSTP from the coding sequence CTGCGATCGCAATGGGCGCACTGGCGATCTGGGCCGGCCGTGGCGCCTGAGCGGCCCGATCTGCGCACGCGTGCGCGCAACGCACGCGATGCCCGTACGCAGGCGCAGGCGCGTCGCGTCCGGCGCACGGTCGCGCGTCGCGACGGCATGCGCTGCGAAGTGCTCGACGCCGGCCGCGACGCGCGCTGGCTGCTGAACTTCTGCGGCAACGATTACCTCGGCCTCGCTTCGCACTACCAGGTGTCCGGCGCGCTGCAGGATGCTGCGGCCTTGCACGGCGCCGGCAGTGGCGGCTCGCATCTGGTCAGCGGCCATCACGCCCTGCACGACGCATTGGAACGCGAGATCGCAGACTGGCTGCAGGTGCCCGCCGCGTTGCTGTTCGGCAGCGGTTTCGCTGCGAATCTCGCGGTGCTGCAAGGACTGCTCGGCGAAGGCGATGCCTGCGTGCAGGACCGCTTGAACCACGCCAGCCTGATCGATGCCGCGCGGCTCGCCGGCTGTCGTCTGCGCCGCTATCCGCATGCCGATGCACAGGGTGCGTTGCGCCAGCTGCGCACCGTGCCCGACGGCGCCGCGGTGCTCGCGACCGACGGTGTCTTCAGCATGGACGGTGATGTCGCGCCGCTGCGCGAACTGGCGATCGTCGCGCGCGTGCAGCAGGCGCTGCTGTACGTCGACGATGCACACGGTGTGGGCGTGCTCGGTCCCGACGGCCGCGGCAGCGTCGCCGATGCGCGGCTCGACATCGACGCGGTGCCGCTACAGCTGGTCACGCTGGGCAAGGCGCTCGGCGGTTGCGGTGCGGTGCTGGCGGGCGATGCCGATCTGATCGGCCATCTCGCCGAGACCGCGCGTCCCTACGTCTACACGACCGCGCTGCCACCTGCGATCGCCGGCGCCGCGCTAGCCGCGGTGCGGATCGCGCGTCAGGAACACTGGCGCCGCGAACGGTTGACCGCACTGGTGCAACGCTTCCGCGTTCGCGCGCAGCGTCGTGGTCTCGATCTGATGCCGTCCGACACGCCGATCCAGCCGCTGCGCTGCGGCGACAACGCAACGGCGCTGGCACTGTCACGCGCGCTGGACGCGGCCGGGTTCTGGGTCGTTGCCATCCGCCCGCCCACCGTGCCGGAAGGCCAGGCACGCCTGCGCGTCACGCTCAGCGCCGCGCATGCCGATGCCGACGTCGATGCGCTGGTCGATGCACTCGCCGCCGCGCGCGATGCATTGCCGCAGGCATCTGCAGCCGCACCCGCCGTCTCGACACCATGA
- the bioH gene encoding pimeloyl-ACP methyl ester esterase BioH yields the protein MHIEVAGTGAPLVLLHGWAMHGGVFAALRERLESQRTLYLVDLPGHGLSRDSTLPLAIDPVVDALVDVLPPAPWLGWSLGGLIALQAAALHPDRVPALVMLCASPRFVRGTDWTHGMSPEIFRDFAKGLRSDYRGTLDRFIALEAFGSDDARSELRALRAEVFARGEPAAHVLADGLGLLEKSDLRAHLPALVVPSLWMSGRRDRLVDPRAMDAAAALANGAVAHTVAHAGHAPFLTHADAVAARLLEFLNAP from the coding sequence CTGCACATCGAAGTGGCCGGCACGGGCGCACCGCTGGTGCTGCTGCACGGCTGGGCGATGCATGGCGGCGTGTTCGCTGCATTGCGTGAGCGCCTCGAGTCGCAGCGCACGCTGTATCTCGTCGACCTGCCGGGCCACGGCCTGAGCCGCGACAGCACCTTGCCGCTGGCGATCGATCCCGTCGTCGATGCACTGGTCGATGTGCTACCACCCGCACCGTGGCTCGGCTGGTCGCTCGGTGGTCTGATCGCATTGCAGGCCGCCGCGCTGCATCCCGATCGCGTGCCCGCGCTGGTGATGCTGTGCGCGAGCCCGCGTTTCGTGCGCGGCACCGACTGGACGCATGGCATGTCGCCGGAGATCTTCCGCGATTTCGCGAAGGGTCTGCGCAGCGACTACCGCGGCACGCTGGACCGCTTCATCGCGCTGGAGGCGTTCGGTTCCGACGATGCGCGCAGCGAACTGCGCGCGCTGCGCGCCGAAGTGTTCGCGCGCGGCGAGCCGGCTGCGCATGTGCTCGCCGATGGTCTCGGCCTGCTGGAAAAATCCGATCTGCGCGCACATCTGCCCGCGTTGGTGGTGCCCAGCCTGTGGATGTCCGGCCGTCGCGACCGCCTCGTCGATCCACGCGCGATGGACGCCGCGGCCGCACTCGCAAACGGCGCCGTCGCCCACACCGTCGCGCATGCCGGGCACGCGCCATTCCTGACCCACGCCGACGCGGTCGCCGCGCGGCTGCTCGAGTTTCTCAACGCACCATGA
- a CDS encoding multidrug resistance efflux transporter family protein yields the protein MIDPQHDARRALFAVGIALASALFFTMTYVLNRASASGGGHWAWTACLRYFITLPLLLPLMPLQGGAKPVLRAIAAHPWGWLRCSAIGFLLFYCMLSFAASSGPAWLVAGSFQFTVIAGMLCAPLLYRDARRRVPPAALGIAAAILVGVLLMQFGHGSPGLDRAGWIALLCVLTAAVAYPLGNRLLLLHLERTGEDLNATQRVFGLTLASQPLWLLVAAFAWHEAGTPSMSQVWLAAGVALSAGVIATILFFQATGMVRHNPVALGAAEAMQAAELLFAAFLGALFLQEAWPQGRALIGAVVVTLGIVAFAIVVARPAAGSARRTKALRGDKGA from the coding sequence ATGATCGATCCGCAACACGACGCCCGCCGCGCATTGTTCGCGGTCGGGATCGCACTCGCATCCGCGTTGTTCTTCACCATGACGTATGTGCTGAACCGCGCCAGCGCGAGCGGCGGTGGCCACTGGGCGTGGACGGCGTGCCTGCGCTACTTCATCACCCTGCCGCTGTTGCTGCCGCTGATGCCGTTGCAGGGCGGTGCGAAGCCGGTGCTGCGCGCGATCGCCGCGCATCCCTGGGGGTGGCTGCGCTGCAGTGCGATCGGCTTCCTGCTGTTCTACTGCATGCTCTCGTTCGCGGCGTCTAGCGGGCCGGCGTGGCTGGTCGCCGGCAGTTTCCAGTTCACGGTGATCGCCGGCATGCTGTGCGCGCCGCTGCTGTATCGCGATGCGCGCCGCCGCGTGCCGCCTGCCGCACTCGGCATCGCCGCAGCGATCCTCGTCGGCGTCCTGCTGATGCAGTTCGGTCACGGGAGCCCCGGGCTCGATCGTGCGGGCTGGATCGCATTGCTCTGCGTGCTGACCGCGGCGGTCGCGTATCCGCTCGGCAATCGGTTGTTGCTGCTGCATCTCGAACGCACCGGCGAGGACCTCAACGCCACCCAGCGCGTGTTCGGCCTCACGCTCGCCAGCCAGCCGCTGTGGCTGCTGGTCGCGGCGTTCGCCTGGCATGAGGCCGGCACACCGTCGATGTCGCAGGTGTGGCTGGCCGCAGGCGTGGCGCTGAGCGCGGGCGTGATCGCGACCATCCTGTTCTTCCAGGCGACCGGCATGGTCCGCCACAACCCGGTCGCGCTGGGCGCCGCCGAGGCGATGCAGGCGGCCGAGTTGCTGTTCGCGGCGTTCCTCGGTGCGCTGTTCCTGCAGGAGGCGTGGCCGCAGGGCCGCGCATTGATCGGCGCGGTGGTGGTGACGCTGGGCATCGTGGCGTTCGCGATCGTCGTCGCACGTCCCGCGGCCGGCAGCGCGCGTCGAACGAAGGCGTTGCGTGGAGACAAGGGCGCATGA